Part of the Benincasa hispida cultivar B227 chromosome 11, ASM972705v1, whole genome shotgun sequence genome, tataaagtgtgtcatatccatagtgttatcagaataaggtactgaaccttattcatatactgttGACCTTTTAGATTATCACTTGAACATGATTCACCAATATATCAACCACATATTATTCAAGTTACATgaattaatcttggatcttagtttattggattgagttatacAAGTCTAAATGCCaaacaaaataactttttgttttattaaattgataatttatttatatattacgaaccacgagatttaggacataaacccCAATAGTTCTTGAAAATGCATCGAGACTAGAGTTACGATCCTGTAGCTGagcaaattttttaatttgatttatgtttTTGCCTTGCTCGAGGATAGTCAAGAATTAAGTTAGGAGTGTTTGATAACACTTgaaatgtgttattttcctCAACTTAATTTAAGATTGTTATGTTGTTTAATGTGTTAAtctaattttgtaggtattaAACACTTAAGAGGTAGAACGAAGTATTACGATATAAAGGGAGCTGAAACGAACCAAAATAGAGCTTTAAAACATCAACTAAGTCGAGAGAAGCCAAAAATTATAGTTTTACCCCTAGCGAAGACGCTGCAACATCCATCACAACAACATCATCAGGGAAAAGTATTGTGGCACTACCTAATGGCAACATAGCTAAAGGAACTGTGAGGTCCACTGCAGAAgtgggatcgtcccaattttatttttaaataataaaattaccgaaaaatttacagcatgctaagGAGTGAATTATGGAAGAAATAAAataccttacctttgaagccaCAAGGTCTTCAGTATTCCCTCGATCCGATCACGAACACTTCGATCTCCAATAACCCAAATGGCCACTACCACAAGAGAACCTCTTGTATTCTTCTTAAGGGATGAGAATAAGTAGAAGTGGTGGGCTCTACTAagattttgggaagagggagaAGATTTTAGAGAGGAGCAAAAAAACAATTTCTATTTTGCATGTTCTTGGGCAAAAATTACAGATCGACATTCTCATCTGTGAATCTTctgtaaagaagatgaagatcacTTCACGTTACCACGATCGAtcaagagagaaaagagggggagggagttataactctcaaattaatttcaaaaaattaattaattaaaattaaataattatttaataaataaaaattatttaatatatatatttaattgatcaTTTAGTGCATGCAAGTAATGCAAAATTGAAGTCTAGAGCAACAAGTCAATCAATACATTTAGTTGTAATTCATACTAAACATGCCAACTAActgcattaagttctaggaatAAGTTAATATGCATGATAAGCAGGTAATGCTCACAAATTAAACAGTACGATGCTcaactatattaaataaaaaaaatgttaatcaAATGGTTGCcaaacaattttcaaaactgTATGACATCGCAACGCTATTACGTTGTTGATGTTACTATGAACAGCACTATGCACAGCGCACATGGGTGCTACAATGCCTCATGCGTGGGTCTACCTTCCCTCAGGCACCACCACCCACTAGTACCGTGATGCTAGGCTGCAAGGGGCTACTTAACCCAGACACCCCGTTTCGGCACAAACGCTTTATTTTAGCTTAGTTTTCATCTAAATGCTTAAATCTAACTTTCTAGtactcaatacctacaaaatcattGATTAAATACATTGAATCGCACAACAAACTCGAGTTAAGTTGAGTAAGATAGCACATTTTAGGTGTTATCAAGTAGGTTAGATATTAACCAAATTGCGTCGGATTACTTTCAACAAGTATTATGGgattctttttagaacaaatgtaaaagaaaaatcaatactATTGTGGTACAACTATGTTTACAAATCATAAAAGCAACATTTGGCTCAAGGAAAGtagaaaaataatacaaattttGACATcgaaaagacaaaaaaaactGAAGTGACTAAATGCTAAAGTTCACAAGTCATTCCTACTTTGAGCATATGCTTGCGAGGAATATCAAAGACTTGATCAGTTTGCCTCAAATTCCTCTTCAAGAAACTATATGCATAGTTTATCATTATCCTCTTTCTAAGGCTTGCCCCCTTTTTAGCAACCACTTCACTTTCCCCAACCAAATGAACAACTCCATCCTTCCATGCTTCTCCAGTTCTTCCAAATCCTTTCTCATCCTCATCCTCCTTTTCAACTCTTCCATCCACTCCATTTTCGTTATTAATCGATGTACGTTGCTCTCTCTGGAACTCTTCCAATCTTTCCAGTAATATCTTCTCAAACGATTCTTGCTCAGTCCGCACATCTGTGTACCCATATCGAACAACACAACGAAACACTTCAATCTCCTTCGCCTCTACTTGTCGAAAGAGGAAACGTTCATTAGCCGGCACCTAGTGTAAGAACATACATAAAAGCAACCTCAAACTTTGTTATTATTAATGACCTTAAAGTATAATACAGGAAacgagaaacaaaaaataaaaatgtttataGAATGAACCAGCTTAAAGTAAGTAAGTTTCTGAACGAACCTTGCTCACAGGAAGCGATTTAATAGTGACAAAGACGAGCACAGAGTGCAATGCGGGAATGTGGTCGACATAATGCTTGAAGATGGGAGGGATGCCTTGAACGAGCTCAGTGTAAAAGAATGCAATGCCAGGAATTCTTGTAATGTTGGTGGTATTGACTATCTCATTGAGCTTTTGTGGAGAGATTTTGTTATCGAGCTCATAAAAATACTTCTTTCTAAACACACTATTCCAAACATACATGATTGTCATCATAGCAGCAGCAAAAGCAAGAGGGAGATAGCCTCCTTGGTCAAACTTGTAAAGGACTGAACTCAAATACACTAATTCCACACTACCAACGATGAGAATGTAAGTGATTACGAAAAGGATGTGAGTTTTCCATATCATTACCATAATGAGTACTAGGAAGGAGGATGTGAGTGTCATAACAAAAACCACTGCTATTCCATATGCATTCCCAATCTTTGTAGTGTTCTTGAACCCCAAAGTAACACCAATACAAGCCAACATTAGAAGGTAGTTTATCTCAGGAACATAAACTTGTCCTTCATACTTAGCTGATGTATGAACCACTTTAACTCTTGGAAAGCATCCAAGTGAAAGTGACTGTTGAATTATTGAGAAAGTTCCTGAGATCATTGCTTGGCTTGCTATGATTGATGCTAATACTGCTACCACAAACATTGGCCAATAAAACCTTCCTGCCAATTTCAGTTTCATTCATTTAGTTTACCGTTCTATAACCAtctgattttttaaatttgtgctTTTTTATCATCTTTTCTTTACAAGGAGTTTCACTTTTGTTAATGAAACATTTGAATTATTAGCTGAATTtcaaaaagagaaataaaattttgaaatctataaccccatttgataactatttagtgttttaaaattaaccttattttttcaattttcatttactTTCTGGTTTTTGAAATATGTGCTTGTTTTATCATCATTTCTTTACCTGGAATTGACTTGTAAAATGTGTCTGAAACTAGATCATCATGCTTGCGAAGAAATGAGGCTTGGCCTACATAAGTACAAATTAGAGCTGGATAGGTCACTACTGACATGCTTAGCTGGATTGATCGGACACTGAAATGGCCAACGTCGGCGAACAAGGCTTCGGTCCCTATATGGGTGTCGATGGATTATTATTAGGGCATGCTTGGAAGAGGAATTAAGTGTCTAATTGATCCCTAACTTTAcgttaaaaagttttttaaaaaatagatgaaaTGAGAAGGAAATGTGAACCTGTAATGGATAGAACAACGCCACCAAGAGAAATCCAAGCATCCATTTTGTTCCTTTGGAAATATTGAAAAATGTAGTTTGGATTTAAGGCCTTAAGG contains:
- the LOC120089858 gene encoding potassium transporter 5-like isoform X1; translated protein: MANRISGASKEVSAAIPDMSSSDAIVNEEEEEEEVVAPSSERKPSWQKLRRYDSLDLESRKLHGHDDEDDHAYAKERNWNVILHLAFQSIGIVYGDIGTSPLYVFSSTFPDGIKHDDDILGALSLIIYTLTLIPVIKYVFIVLNANDNGEGGTFALYSLICRYAKVGLIPNAEIEDREVSNYQLSLPNEREKRASTIQSKLEKSHFAKVFLLFATMLGTSMVIGDGVLTPCISVLSAVGGIKEATPAITEGRIVWASVGILVCLFMFQRFGTDKVGYTFAPIILIWFVFNAAIGVYNFIKYDPTVLKALNPNYIFQYFQRNKMDAWISLGGVVLSITGTEALFADVGHFSVRSIQLSMSVVTYPALICTYVGQASFLRKHDDLVSDTFYKSIPGRFYWPMFVVAVLASIIASQAMISGTFSIIQQSLSLGCFPRVKVVHTSAKYEGQVYVPEINYLLMLACIGVTLGFKNTTKIGNAYGIAVVFVMTLTSSFLVLIMVMIWKTHILFVITYILIVGSVELVYLSSVLYKFDQGGYLPLAFAAAMMTIMYVWNSVFRKKYFYELDNKISPQKLNEIVNTTNITRIPGIAFFYTELVQGIPPIFKHYVDHIPALHSVLVFVTIKSLPVSKVPANERFLFRQVEAKEIEVFRCVVRYGYTDVRTEQESFEKILLERLEEFQREQRTSINNENGVDGRVEKEDEDEKGFGRTGEAWKDGVVHLVGESEVVAKKGASLRKRIMINYAYSFLKRNLRQTDQVFDIPRKHMLKVGMTCEL
- the LOC120089858 gene encoding potassium transporter 5-like isoform X2, producing the protein MANRISGASKEVSAAIPDMSSSDAIVNEEEEEEEVVAPSSERKPSWQKLRRYDSLDLESRKLHGHDDEDDHAYAKERNWNVILHLAFQSIGIVYGDIGTSPLYVFSSTFPDGIKHDDDILGALSLIIYTLTLIPVIKYVFIVLNANDNGEGGTFALYSLICRYAKVGLIPNAEIEDREVSNYQLSLPNEREKRASTIQSKLEKSHFAKVFLLFATMLGTSMVIGDGVLTPCISVLSAVGGIKEATPAITEGRIVWASVGILVCLFMFQRFGTDKVGYTFAPIILIWNKMDAWISLGGVVLSITGTEALFADVGHFSVRSIQLSMSVVTYPALICTYVGQASFLRKHDDLVSDTFYKSIPGRFYWPMFVVAVLASIIASQAMISGTFSIIQQSLSLGCFPRVKVVHTSAKYEGQVYVPEINYLLMLACIGVTLGFKNTTKIGNAYGIAVVFVMTLTSSFLVLIMVMIWKTHILFVITYILIVGSVELVYLSSVLYKFDQGGYLPLAFAAAMMTIMYVWNSVFRKKYFYELDNKISPQKLNEIVNTTNITRIPGIAFFYTELVQGIPPIFKHYVDHIPALHSVLVFVTIKSLPVSKVPANERFLFRQVEAKEIEVFRCVVRYGYTDVRTEQESFEKILLERLEEFQREQRTSINNENGVDGRVEKEDEDEKGFGRTGEAWKDGVVHLVGESEVVAKKGASLRKRIMINYAYSFLKRNLRQTDQVFDIPRKHMLKVGMTCEL